A window from Setaria italica strain Yugu1 chromosome VIII, Setaria_italica_v2.0, whole genome shotgun sequence encodes these proteins:
- the LOC101759563 gene encoding 11S globulin seed storage protein 2: MEKHFRGFDAKSIRGHKMTTRTSLRKQQRKLDPFQAAIEIVHRTFTAEVMSMDLSPKKPNKAYGGDGGAYYDWSPADLPMLSAASIGAAKMSLAAGGLALPSYSDSAKIAYVLQGKGTCGVVLPEATKEKVIPVKEGDALALPFGVVTWWHNAHAAAGDLVVLFLGDTSKGHRAGQFTNLQLTGAAGIFTGFSTEFVGRAWDLPQDAAAKLVSTQPGAGIVMVKDGHKMPEPCEKDREGMVLNCLEAPLDVDIKGGGRVVVLNTGNLPLVKEVGLGADLVRIDAHSMCSPGFSCDSAYQVTYIVRGSGRVQVVGIDGTRVLETRAEGGCLFIVPRFFVVSKIADETGMEWFSIITTPNPIFSHLAGKTSVWKAISPAVLETSFNTSPEMEKLFRSKRLDSEIFFAPQSN, from the exons ATGGAGAAGCACTTCAGGGGATTTGATGCCAAAAGCATACGAGGGCACAAAATGACGACGCGGACAAGCTTGCGAAAGCAGCAGCGGAAG CTCGATCCCTTCCAAGCAGCGATCGAGATAGTGCACCGCACGTTCACCGCGGAGGTCATGTCCATGGACCTCAGCCCCAAGAAGCCCAACAAGGCctacggcggcgacggtggcgcctACTACGACTGGTCCCCCGCCGACCTGCCCATGCTCAGCGCCGCCTCCATCGGCGCCGCCAAGATGTCcctcgccgccggtggcctCGCCCTGCCCAGCTACTCCGACTCCGCCAAGATCGCCTACGTCCTCCAAG GCAAGGGCACGTGCGGCGTGGTCCTCCCGGAGGCGACGAAGGAGAAGGTGATCCCGGTTAAGGAGGGCGACGCGCTGGCGCTTCCCTTCGGCGTCGTGACCTGGTGGCACaacgcgcacgccgccgccggcgacctcgtcgTGCTCTTCCTCGGCGACACCTCCAAGGGCCACCGTGCGGGCCAGTTCACCAACCTCCAGCTCACGGGGGCCGCGGGCatcttcaccggcttctccacCGAGTTCGTCGGCCGCGCCTGGGACCTCCCGCAGGACGCCGCCGCGAAGCTCGTCTCCACCCAGCCCGGCGCCGGCATCGTCATGGTCAAGGACGGCCACAAGATGCCCGAGCCCTGCGAGAAGGACAGGGAGGGCATGGTGCTCAACTGCCTCGAGGCGCCGCTCGACGTCGACATCAagggcggcggccgcgtcgtcgtGCTCAACACCGGCAACCTGCCGCTGGTGAAGGAGGTCGGGCTCGGCGCCGACCTGGTCAGGATCGACGCCCACTCCATGTGCTCGCCGGGGTTCTCCTGCGACTCGGCGTACCAGGTCACCTACATCGTGCGCGGCAGCGGCCGAGTCCAGGTCGTCGGCATCGACGGCACGCGCGTGCTCGAGACCCGCGCCGAGGGAGGGTGCCTCTTCATCGTGCCAAGGTTCTTCGTCGTCTCCAAGATTGCCGATGAGACCGGCATGGAGTGGTTCTCCATCATCACAACCCCCAA CCCGATCTTTAGCCACTTGGCCGGGAAGACGTCGGTGTGGAAGGCGATCTCGCCGGCGGTGCTGGAGACGTCGTTCAACACCTCTCCAGAGATGGAGAAGCTGTTCCGCTCCAAGAGGCTCGACTCGGAGATCTTCTTCGCTCCCCAATCCAATTGA